A single window of Candidatus Methylomirabilota bacterium DNA harbors:
- a CDS encoding GIY-YIG nuclease family protein — protein MSDTIHVYILRCADGSYYIGLTEDLEGRENAHNNGRGSTYTFLRRPVRLVYSESYDSLEKAVGRERQLKRWSRTKKKALIVGDAATLKQLSKRRS, from the coding sequence ATGTCTGACACGATTCACGTCTATATCCTGCGTTGCGCGGACGGGAGCTACTATATCGGATTGACAGAGGACCTCGAAGGCCGAGAGAATGCGCACAACAACGGTCGAGGGTCCACATACACCTTTCTGCGAAGACCCGTGCGACTGGTCTACTCGGAGAGTTACGACTCACTTGAGAAAGCGGTTGGACGAGAGCGGCAGCTCAAGCGGTGGAGTCGCACCAAAAAGAAGGCTCTGATCGTTGGGGACGCTGCAACACTGAAGCAACTCAGCAAGCGGCGCTCATAG
- a CDS encoding ATP-binding protein, translated as MKDTLRQLVQAFDRMAESYRLIADRVGRRLDELEDVHASLKDYVRQLEERSTQLSESNTDLCASVAELEAQAQDLRQENEGLQALDRQKSDFLTTLSHQIRTPLTVIEGSLRLLFHEEGVEPAARHEFLTMAHQHVDRLIRLVGNFLSLTRIESGQIVGERRELDLSLLVKRTVDRLRPVAINRHLRIDLEQPPKRVLVQGDTEMLESVLINLVDNAVKFSGQGKVVQIKVEETPTEALVHVTDQGCGIPSEELDRIFERFYRMELPGIPKTAGSGLGLYVSKIIVEAHEGRIWATSEVGRGSIFSFALPRSTSFLHSMA; from the coding sequence ATGAAGGACACGCTGAGGCAGCTGGTTCAAGCCTTTGACCGAATGGCGGAATCCTACCGGTTAATCGCGGACCGCGTCGGCCGGCGACTCGATGAGTTGGAGGATGTCCACGCCTCACTCAAAGACTACGTGCGACAGCTCGAGGAGAGATCCACTCAGCTCAGTGAGTCGAACACAGACCTCTGCGCCAGTGTGGCCGAACTTGAGGCCCAGGCCCAGGACCTGCGCCAAGAGAATGAGGGTCTGCAGGCCCTAGACCGCCAGAAGAGCGACTTCCTTACAACCCTCTCTCACCAGATTCGGACGCCGTTGACCGTCATCGAGGGCTCGCTGAGACTGCTCTTCCACGAGGAAGGGGTCGAGCCGGCCGCCCGGCATGAGTTCCTTACGATGGCCCACCAGCACGTGGACCGGCTCATACGACTTGTCGGCAACTTTTTGAGCCTTACCCGGATCGAGAGCGGCCAGATCGTGGGGGAACGGCGTGAGCTCGACCTATCGCTCCTCGTCAAAAGGACGGTCGATCGGCTGAGGCCCGTGGCCATAAATCGTCATCTTCGCATCGACCTGGAACAGCCGCCCAAGCGAGTCCTGGTCCAGGGTGACACCGAGATGCTCGAGAGCGTGCTGATCAATCTCGTGGATAACGCGGTGAAATTTTCGGGACAGGGGAAAGTAGTGCAAATCAAGGTAGAGGAGACTCCGACAGAGGCTCTGGTCCATGTCACCGACCAAGGGTGTGGGATCCCCTCCGAGGAGCTTGACCGAATCTTCGAGCGATTCTACCGGATGGAGCTGCCAGGTATCCCGAAGACCGCGGGGTCGGGGCTAGGTCTGTATGTCTCGAAGATCATCGTCGAGGCGCACGAGGGACGGATATGGGCGACGAGCGAAGTTGGCCGCGGGAGCATCTTTAGCTTTGCCCTTCCGCGAAGTACCTCGTTTTTACATTCGATGGCGTGA